The following proteins are encoded in a genomic region of bacterium:
- a CDS encoding PAS domain-containing protein, protein MDHVPTYEELAARIRMLERERDELRSVQKALRDSERILSTTQRLARVGGWEWQVGSGTLTWTEETSRIHGFSPAEFADSATLLEASLACLDPEDRTRVEAAFQRCIEHAEPYDLEAAMTMRDGRRIHVRSTAEPVLAEGRVVKVVGNIMDVTEFETANRRVTESDDLLSNLARLVPGVIYQYRLFPDGSSAFPYSSPGMADIYEVTPEEVREDASPVFGRLHPEDVNRVAEDIFDSARTLETFHCEFRVVLPRQGLRWRLCLAHPERLPDGGTLWHGIITDITDSKLAELEKENLRNQLAQSQKMESVGRLAGGVAHDYNNMLSVIQGYTELVLEKIPEDNEIRKDLEIVLGAAQRSADLTRQLLAFSRRQTIAPRILDLNETVESMLKMLRRLIGEDIELAWRPDPGVWPVRIDPVQLDQLLVNFCVNARDAIGGVGRITIETSTRTFDQQYCDHHAGFVPGDFVCMTISDDGSGMDETTRDMIFEPFFTTKELGKGTGMGLATVLGIVKQNEGFINVYSELGVGTTFTIYLPRQRGRQVARAGLPEAAPRAQPGEMLLLVEDEQYILNMAAEMLGNLGYVVLKAGTPELALELANGHRDDLDLLVTDVVMPGMNGHELAGRAKEVVPGLRVLFMSGYTADVIADRGILYEGVHFVHKPFSQKELAVQVRKALDERD, encoded by the coding sequence ATGGACCACGTGCCGACTTACGAAGAGCTCGCCGCGCGGATCCGCATGCTGGAACGGGAGCGCGACGAGCTCCGGTCCGTTCAGAAGGCGCTCAGGGACAGCGAGCGGATCCTCAGCACCACCCAGCGGCTGGCCCGGGTCGGGGGATGGGAATGGCAGGTCGGTTCGGGAACCTTGACCTGGACCGAGGAGACGAGCCGGATCCACGGGTTCTCCCCGGCCGAATTCGCCGACTCCGCCACCCTCCTCGAAGCCTCTCTCGCCTGCCTCGATCCGGAGGACCGCACCCGCGTCGAAGCCGCGTTCCAGCGCTGCATCGAGCACGCCGAGCCCTACGACCTCGAAGCCGCCATGACCATGCGCGACGGCCGCCGGATCCATGTCCGGTCGACCGCCGAACCGGTGCTGGCCGAGGGGCGGGTCGTCAAGGTCGTCGGCAACATCATGGACGTCACCGAGTTCGAGACGGCCAACCGCAGGGTCACCGAGTCGGACGACCTGCTGTCCAATCTCGCGCGCCTGGTGCCGGGCGTGATCTACCAGTACCGGCTCTTCCCCGACGGGAGTTCGGCCTTCCCCTACTCGAGTCCCGGCATGGCGGACATCTACGAGGTCACGCCCGAGGAGGTCCGCGAGGACGCGAGCCCGGTCTTCGGCAGGCTGCATCCCGAGGACGTCAACCGGGTCGCCGAGGACATCTTCGATTCGGCGCGGACCCTCGAAACGTTCCACTGCGAGTTCCGCGTGGTCCTGCCCCGGCAGGGGCTGCGGTGGCGCCTGTGCCTGGCCCACCCCGAGCGCTTGCCCGACGGCGGGACGCTGTGGCACGGCATCATCACCGACATCACCGACTCGAAGCTGGCCGAGCTCGAGAAGGAGAACCTGCGGAATCAGCTGGCGCAGTCCCAGAAGATGGAGTCGGTGGGGCGGCTGGCCGGCGGCGTGGCGCACGACTACAACAACATGCTCAGCGTGATCCAGGGCTACACCGAGCTCGTCCTCGAGAAGATCCCGGAGGACAACGAGATCCGGAAGGACCTGGAGATCGTCCTCGGCGCGGCCCAGCGTTCGGCGGATCTCACGCGGCAGCTGTTGGCCTTCTCGCGCCGGCAGACCATCGCGCCCAGGATCCTGGACCTGAACGAGACGGTCGAAAGCATGCTCAAGATGTTGCGCCGCCTGATCGGCGAGGACATCGAGCTGGCTTGGCGCCCGGATCCGGGGGTCTGGCCGGTGCGGATCGATCCGGTCCAGCTCGACCAGTTGCTGGTCAACTTCTGCGTCAACGCCCGCGACGCCATCGGGGGCGTGGGCAGGATCACCATCGAGACCTCGACCCGGACCTTCGATCAGCAGTACTGCGACCACCACGCCGGCTTCGTCCCGGGCGACTTCGTGTGCATGACGATCAGCGACGACGGCTCCGGCATGGACGAGACGACCCGGGACATGATCTTCGAGCCCTTCTTCACGACCAAGGAGCTGGGCAAGGGCACCGGCATGGGCCTGGCCACCGTCCTGGGCATCGTCAAGCAGAACGAGGGCTTCATCAACGTGTACAGCGAGCTCGGCGTCGGGACGACCTTCACCATCTACCTGCCGCGGCAACGCGGGCGACAGGTGGCGCGGGCCGGCTTGCCCGAGGCGGCTCCGCGGGCCCAGCCGGGCGAGATGCTGCTGCTCGTCGAGGACGAGCAGTACATCCTGAACATGGCGGCGGAGATGCTCGGGAACCTGGGGTACGTGGTCCTGAAGGCCGGCACTCCGGAACTGGCCCTCGAGTTGGCGAATGGCCACCGCGACGATCTGGACCTGCTCGTGACCGACGTGGTCATGCCCGGCATGAACGGGCATGAACTGGCGGGACGGGCGAAAGAGGTCGTGCCCGGATTGCGGGTCCTCTTCATGTCCGGCTATACGGCCGATGTGATCGCGGATCGCGGCATCCTCTACGAGGGGGTCCACTTCGTCCACAAGCCGTTCTCGCAGAAGGAGCTGGCCGTCCAGGTACGCAAGGCGCTGGACGAACGGGACTGA
- a CDS encoding RNA-binding protein, protein MKKLYVGNLPFSATEDEITELFGQHGTVHSVALINDRETGRPRGFGFVEVDDDALQGMIDALDGQEMGGRALRVNEAQDRQRGGGGGGGGRGGYGGGRGGGGGGRW, encoded by the coding sequence GTGAAGAAACTGTATGTGGGCAACCTGCCCTTCAGCGCGACCGAGGACGAAATCACTGAGCTCTTCGGGCAGCACGGCACCGTGCACTCGGTGGCGCTGATCAACGACCGCGAGACGGGCCGTCCGCGTGGCTTCGGCTTCGTGGAAGTGGATGACGACGCTCTGCAGGGCATGATCGACGCCCTGGACGGCCAGGAGATGGGCGGTCGCGCGCTGCGCGTCAACGAGGCCCAGGACCGTCAGCGCGGCGGTGGCGGCGGCGGCGGTGGCCGTGGCGGCTACGGCGGCGGCCGTGGCGGCGGCGGTGGTGGCCGCTGGTAG
- a CDS encoding DUF1801 domain-containing protein encodes METTAAAQVRRFIGKYSPEVARTLRDSRRRMRALVPRGYELVYDNYNALAIGYGPGERASDAIVSLAGYPRWVTLFFLNGANLDDPYGLLEGTGRQARSIRLGSAADLDRPEVTHLVEIALRPHDAEFARCPRIRTVIKSISAKQRPRRPAVAG; translated from the coding sequence ATGGAGACAACTGCGGCCGCCCAGGTGCGCCGGTTTATCGGGAAGTACTCGCCTGAAGTCGCCCGGACCCTCAGAGACTCCCGGCGCAGGATGCGCGCGCTCGTCCCGCGCGGATATGAACTCGTCTATGACAACTACAATGCCCTGGCGATCGGGTATGGTCCCGGCGAGCGGGCATCGGATGCGATCGTCTCGTTGGCGGGATATCCCCGCTGGGTCACCCTGTTCTTCCTGAACGGCGCGAACCTGGACGACCCGTATGGGCTCCTCGAGGGCACGGGGAGGCAGGCCCGGAGCATCCGGCTCGGATCAGCGGCAGACCTGGACCGTCCCGAAGTCACGCACCTCGTCGAGATCGCCCTGCGGCCCCATGACGCGGAGTTCGCCCGATGCCCCCGGATCAGGACGGTTATCAAGTCGATCTCCGCCAAGCAGCGCCCACGCCGGCCCGCCGTGGCAGGCTGA
- a CDS encoding carbohydrate-binding protein: MPSRSSARSPLPVVVTLILGLAGTAFAATVDVGLGSYSTTLPPGEVGPRNWAGANVAPKVAPGFSLPAQTNDFWSSLIYPFYGDPHTNVLYAHPLMVKAVAGGLRIGHTPSHVYAANDYLFPWSQQLTVGVDGLASPQTTTRDYGDWTATARWDDGSATMEATFGHGLPYVFFRVNGGDAVVTPEGAFTTWYDQDGVLGLTIQGRHYGIFPPTGSTWTGAGPLHSTLNGGDYLAIALLPDTQPATMALFRAHAYAFVTGSTVDWTYDEAAATVTTTYAYQTELMESNGTSVDETMTALYRHQWLHTSAPLTAYSYPSVNGEMKLYAGSTFTTELPFHGVLPALPDRGDYNRAELLAQVQAVAAETLPIGPTYDNGKAMARFAHLVPIADQLGATAERDHFLAELKTRLEDWFTVGGAQEYSYIDTWDVLTGYPSGFGADDQVNDHHFHAAYAIMSAATIARYDSTWAAPDHWGGMVNLLIKDANNWDRADTQFPFLRSHDAYAGHSWAAGHGDFGDGNNQESSSESMNFATAAILWGEATGQTDIRDLGVYLHATETSAVQQYWFDVDDAVFPADYPHVAIGMVWGGKGVHSTWFGADPEFIHGINILPVQAGSLYLGHHPDHVLANYAEIVAERSGQPIIWQDVLWEYLALADPNLALSHYFADSGYEPFDGESRAHTLHWLFNLKKMGRVETGIRADIATHAVFRDPAGDLTYVAWNAGAAARMVTFTDGFSFTVEPGELASFSTSPQDPDTPVVLLTADRTSGKSPLTVAFQGSLSFDPNGLPLDFAWTFGDLGTSTQADTTVVFTAVGEHWVHLAVTNPLALTARDSVLVTVLPNGGPYAGTPAAVPGRIEAEHYDLGGEGIAYHDVEGANIGTAFRPDEGVDLEGAAGGGYDVFWIVAGEWIEYTFAVAEAGYYDFVPFVSTVPGFGNFTLSIDNVDVSGRRDVLSTGGWQFWTPIRIEGVPLSAGVHIMRFDFDSDTDKTGWLFSLNAIDVEFVAPSGVADGAVPGAIGPVRNFPNPFNPSTTIAFEIGAAGPVRVTVFDARGRAVRVLADGRLPVGRHEIAWDGRDGEGRTLGSGVYFYRLEAGGAARIGKMVLVK; the protein is encoded by the coding sequence ATGCCCTCCAGGTCGTCGGCCCGCTCTCCGCTCCCCGTCGTCGTCACCCTCATCCTGGGCCTGGCCGGCACCGCCTTCGCCGCCACGGTCGACGTGGGCCTGGGCAGCTACAGCACCACCCTGCCGCCCGGCGAGGTGGGGCCCCGCAACTGGGCCGGCGCGAACGTCGCGCCGAAGGTCGCGCCCGGCTTCTCCCTGCCCGCCCAGACGAACGATTTCTGGAGCAGCCTGATCTACCCGTTCTACGGCGACCCGCACACCAACGTGCTCTACGCCCACCCGCTGATGGTCAAGGCGGTGGCGGGGGGCCTGCGCATCGGCCACACGCCGTCGCATGTCTACGCGGCCAACGACTACCTCTTCCCGTGGTCGCAGCAGCTGACGGTGGGCGTCGACGGGCTCGCCTCGCCGCAGACGACGACCCGCGACTACGGCGACTGGACCGCGACGGCGCGCTGGGACGACGGGTCGGCCACCATGGAGGCGACCTTCGGCCACGGCCTGCCCTACGTCTTCTTCCGCGTCAACGGCGGCGATGCCGTGGTGACGCCCGAAGGGGCCTTCACGACCTGGTACGACCAGGACGGCGTGCTCGGGCTCACGATCCAGGGCCGGCACTACGGCATCTTCCCGCCGACCGGCTCGACGTGGACCGGAGCGGGCCCGCTGCACTCGACGCTGAATGGCGGCGACTACCTCGCCATCGCCCTGCTGCCGGACACCCAGCCCGCGACCATGGCGCTCTTCCGCGCCCACGCCTACGCCTTCGTCACCGGCAGCACCGTCGACTGGACCTACGACGAGGCCGCCGCGACGGTGACCACCACCTACGCCTACCAGACCGAGCTGATGGAGAGCAACGGCACCAGCGTCGACGAGACGATGACCGCCCTGTACCGCCACCAGTGGCTGCACACATCGGCGCCGCTGACGGCGTATTCCTACCCGTCGGTCAACGGCGAGATGAAGCTCTACGCGGGCAGCACCTTCACCACCGAGCTGCCCTTCCACGGCGTGCTGCCGGCGCTGCCCGATCGCGGCGACTACAACCGCGCCGAACTGCTCGCGCAGGTGCAGGCCGTGGCGGCCGAGACCCTCCCTATCGGGCCCACCTACGACAACGGCAAGGCCATGGCCCGATTCGCCCATCTCGTGCCCATCGCCGACCAGCTCGGCGCCACGGCCGAGCGCGACCACTTCCTGGCCGAGCTCAAGACCCGGCTCGAGGACTGGTTCACCGTCGGCGGGGCGCAGGAGTACTCCTACATCGACACGTGGGACGTGCTGACCGGGTACCCGTCCGGCTTCGGGGCCGACGACCAGGTCAACGACCACCACTTCCACGCGGCCTACGCCATCATGAGCGCGGCCACCATCGCGCGCTACGACAGCACCTGGGCGGCGCCCGACCACTGGGGCGGCATGGTCAACCTGCTGATCAAGGACGCCAACAACTGGGACCGCGCCGACACGCAGTTCCCCTTCCTGCGCTCCCACGACGCCTACGCCGGCCACTCGTGGGCCGCGGGGCACGGCGACTTCGGCGACGGCAACAACCAGGAGTCGAGTTCGGAGTCCATGAACTTCGCCACCGCCGCCATCCTCTGGGGCGAGGCCACGGGTCAGACCGACATCCGCGACCTGGGCGTGTACCTGCACGCCACCGAGACGTCGGCGGTCCAGCAGTACTGGTTCGACGTGGACGACGCCGTGTTCCCGGCCGACTACCCGCACGTGGCCATCGGCATGGTGTGGGGCGGCAAGGGCGTGCACTCGACCTGGTTCGGGGCCGATCCGGAGTTCATCCACGGCATCAACATCCTGCCCGTGCAGGCCGGATCGCTGTACCTGGGCCACCATCCGGACCACGTCCTGGCCAACTACGCCGAGATCGTGGCCGAGCGCAGCGGGCAGCCGATCATCTGGCAGGACGTGCTGTGGGAGTACCTGGCCCTGGCCGACCCGAACCTCGCCCTGTCGCACTACTTCGCCGACAGCGGCTACGAGCCCTTCGACGGCGAGTCGCGGGCCCACACCCTGCACTGGCTGTTCAACCTGAAGAAGATGGGGCGGGTCGAGACCGGGATCCGCGCCGACATCGCGACCCACGCCGTGTTCCGCGATCCGGCCGGCGACCTGACCTACGTGGCCTGGAACGCCGGCGCGGCCGCGCGCATGGTCACCTTCACGGACGGGTTCTCATTCACCGTGGAGCCGGGCGAGCTGGCGTCGTTCAGCACGTCGCCGCAGGATCCGGACACGCCGGTCGTGCTGCTGACGGCCGACCGGACGTCGGGCAAGTCGCCGCTGACGGTGGCCTTCCAGGGCAGCCTGAGCTTCGATCCGAACGGGCTGCCGCTGGACTTCGCCTGGACCTTCGGCGACCTGGGCACGAGCACGCAGGCCGACACGACCGTCGTCTTCACCGCGGTCGGCGAGCACTGGGTGCACCTGGCGGTGACGAACCCCCTCGCGCTCACGGCGCGGGACAGCGTGCTGGTGACGGTGCTGCCCAACGGCGGCCCCTACGCGGGGACGCCGGCGGCCGTGCCCGGGCGCATCGAGGCCGAACACTACGACCTCGGCGGCGAGGGCATCGCCTACCACGACGTGGAGGGGGCCAACATCGGCACCGCCTTCCGGCCGGACGAGGGTGTCGATCTCGAGGGCGCCGCGGGCGGCGGCTACGACGTGTTCTGGATCGTGGCCGGCGAGTGGATCGAGTACACGTTCGCGGTGGCCGAGGCGGGGTACTACGACTTCGTCCCCTTCGTGTCCACCGTGCCGGGCTTCGGCAACTTCACCCTCTCCATCGACAACGTCGACGTGAGCGGCCGGCGCGACGTCCTCTCCACCGGCGGCTGGCAGTTCTGGACGCCGATCCGGATCGAGGGCGTGCCGCTGAGCGCCGGCGTCCACATCATGCGCTTCGACTTCGACTCCGACACCGACAAGACCGGCTGGCTGTTCAGCCTGAACGCCATCGACGTGGAATTCGTGGCGCCGAGCGGCGTCGCGGACGGCGCGGTGCCGGGCGCCATCGGGCCGGTGCGGAACTTCCCGAACCCGTTCAACCCCAGCACGACGATCGCCTTCGAGATCGGCGCGGCCGGCCCCGTGCGGGTCACGGTGTTCGACGCGCGAGGACGGGCGGTGCGCGTCCTGGCCGACGGGCGCCTGCCGGTGGGACGGCACGAGATCGCGTGGGACGGCCGCGACGGCGAGGGGCGCACCCTCGGCAGCGGCGTGTACTTCTACCGCCTGGAGGCGGGCGGCGCCGCGCGGATCGGGAAGATGGTGCTGGTGAAGTAG
- a CDS encoding peptidyl-prolyl cis-trans isomerase, translating into MNRTTRAALLVLLIALAAVAACNKDADEAATQTAEQVQAADHGQAATPAAAPAPSAEPQELAGAHILIMYQGSQRAPATITRTKEEAFARAQEVAKLARDGGDFAALAREYSDGPSGPTGGDLGVWTQGRMVPEFDQAILAMDIGDVSDPVETGFGYHIIMRKKVEKVSARHILVMHVDSMRKPAEITRTKEEALVRINEVKQKIDAGSDFAAMAREYSDGPTGPNGGDLGSFGRGRMHPAFEEAAFGLEVGGVSGPVETPFGYHLIQRYK; encoded by the coding sequence ATGAATCGCACGACTCGGGCCGCGCTGTTGGTCCTCCTGATCGCCCTGGCCGCCGTGGCGGCCTGCAACAAGGACGCCGACGAGGCCGCGACGCAGACCGCGGAGCAGGTCCAGGCCGCCGACCACGGCCAGGCCGCGACCCCGGCCGCGGCCCCCGCGCCGAGCGCCGAGCCCCAGGAACTGGCCGGGGCGCACATCCTCATCATGTACCAGGGCAGCCAGCGGGCGCCGGCCACGATCACGCGCACCAAGGAAGAGGCCTTCGCCCGGGCCCAGGAAGTGGCGAAACTGGCCCGCGACGGCGGCGACTTCGCGGCCCTGGCCCGCGAGTACAGCGACGGCCCGTCCGGCCCGACCGGCGGCGACCTCGGCGTGTGGACCCAGGGCCGCATGGTGCCCGAGTTCGACCAGGCGATCCTGGCCATGGACATCGGCGACGTGAGCGACCCCGTGGAGACGGGCTTCGGCTACCACATCATCATGCGCAAGAAGGTCGAGAAGGTCTCCGCGCGGCACATCCTGGTCATGCACGTCGACTCCATGCGCAAGCCGGCCGAGATCACGCGGACGAAGGAAGAGGCGCTCGTGCGCATCAACGAGGTGAAGCAGAAGATCGACGCCGGGAGCGACTTCGCGGCCATGGCCCGCGAGTACAGCGACGGCCCCACCGGTCCCAACGGCGGCGATCTCGGCTCCTTCGGGCGTGGCCGTATGCATCCGGCGTTCGAGGAAGCGGCGTTCGGGCTGGAGGTCGGCGGCGTCAGCGGCCCGGTGGAGACGCCGTTCGGGTACCACCTGATCCAGCGCTACAAGTAG
- a CDS encoding class I SAM-dependent rRNA methyltransferase yields MQSLPVLFLKRNADRRVRSGHPWIYGNEIDAERTPPGGLEPGTLVEVRAADRQAVLGIGYVNPVSLITVRLLDIAPGQAVGDWLAARLATALALREKLSPEPCYRLVHGEADGLPGLVVDRFGDHLAVQVNTAGMEALTAPLLDTLETLLHPRGILLRNDASVREREGLVREVVVGRGEVPDEVEISEDGTRFLVPLRTGQKTGWFYDQRWNRRVLPHFAPGARVLDLFCYLGGWGVRAATCGAREVVCVDASAPALEIVERNAALNGVADRVRTVRGDAFEVLKQFHRDGETFDVLVVDPPAFIKRRKDLDAGREAYRRVNHLAARLAADEAVLVSCSCSSHLPEPELEEICHQAARQAGHRCRFLFRGGQGPDHPVHPAMPETRYLKALTAALSRG; encoded by the coding sequence GTGCAGTCCCTGCCGGTCCTCTTCCTCAAGCGCAACGCCGACCGGCGCGTCCGAAGCGGCCACCCGTGGATCTACGGCAACGAGATCGACGCCGAACGCACGCCGCCGGGCGGCCTGGAACCGGGCACGCTGGTCGAGGTGCGCGCCGCCGACCGCCAGGCCGTCCTGGGCATCGGCTACGTCAACCCGGTCTCGCTGATCACGGTGCGGCTGCTGGACATCGCCCCGGGGCAGGCCGTCGGCGACTGGCTGGCCGCCCGCCTGGCCACCGCCCTCGCCCTGCGCGAGAAGCTCTCGCCGGAGCCCTGCTACCGGCTGGTCCACGGCGAGGCCGACGGGCTGCCGGGCCTCGTCGTCGACCGCTTCGGCGACCACCTGGCCGTCCAGGTCAACACCGCCGGCATGGAGGCGCTCACCGCCCCGCTGCTGGACACCCTCGAGACGCTGTTGCATCCGCGGGGAATCCTGCTGCGCAACGACGCGTCGGTGCGCGAGCGCGAAGGCCTCGTGCGCGAGGTGGTCGTCGGCCGCGGCGAGGTGCCCGACGAAGTGGAGATCAGCGAGGACGGCACGCGATTCCTGGTGCCCCTGCGCACCGGCCAGAAGACAGGCTGGTTCTACGACCAACGCTGGAACCGCCGCGTGCTGCCCCACTTCGCGCCGGGCGCGCGGGTGCTCGACCTCTTCTGCTACCTGGGGGGCTGGGGCGTGCGGGCCGCGACCTGCGGCGCGCGCGAGGTCGTGTGCGTCGACGCGTCGGCGCCGGCGCTGGAGATCGTCGAGCGGAACGCCGCCCTCAACGGGGTCGCCGACCGGGTGCGCACCGTGCGCGGCGATGCCTTCGAGGTGCTCAAGCAGTTCCACCGGGACGGCGAGACGTTCGACGTGCTCGTGGTCGACCCGCCCGCCTTCATCAAGCGGCGCAAGGACCTCGACGCCGGCCGCGAGGCGTACCGCCGCGTCAACCACCTGGCGGCGCGGCTGGCGGCCGACGAGGCGGTCCTCGTCTCGTGTTCCTGCTCGTCGCACCTGCCGGAACCCGAACTCGAGGAGATCTGCCACCAGGCCGCCCGGCAGGCCGGCCACCGCTGCCGCTTCCTGTTCCGCGGCGGCCAGGGTCCGGACCACCCGGTCCACCCCGCCATGCCGGAGACGCGCTACCTGAAGGCCCTGACGGCGGCGTTGTCGCGGGGGTGA